From the Streptomyces sp. SN-593 genome, the window CCTCGTCCAGGGACAGCAGCACCACGCCGGCGAGCACGAAGACGTCGCCGGCCTCGACCGGCGAGGCGATCGCCAGCGCCCAGTCGACGGCGTCGCGCGCCTCCGCGGGCCGCTGCTCCTGGGCGAGCACCCAGGCGCGCAGCAGGTATCCGGCGCTGCCGTTGCGCTCGACGAAGGCGTCGCTGATCAGCGCGTGCGCCTCGGCGAACCGGCCCTGGCCGACCAGGAAGTGCACGCGCTCACCGCTGTGCGCGTCGTCGTCCGGCGCGTCCGCCGCGCCGAACGCGCCGCTGTCAGTCGTTGCCGCCCCTTCCGGACCTGCCGGAACCGGACTTGTCGTTGCCGCCGCCACCGGCCGGCATGCCCTCGTAGATCTCCTTGCACATCGGACACACCGGGTACTTCTTCGGGTCGCGTCCGGGGACCCAGACCTTGCCGCAGAGCGCGACGACGGGCGTGCCCTCCAGCGCGCTCGCCATGATCTTGTCCTTCTGGACGTAGTGCGCGTAGCGCTCGTGGTCGCCGTCACCGTGGGAGAGCTGCGGAGTCGGCTCGACCAGTGTGCCGGTGCCCGCCCCGCGCTCGGGCTCGAGAGTGCTCATAACCGTCAAGCCTAATTGAGAGAGGGATCGTCGGGATACGTGGCCACCATCGCGAGCCTGCCGCGCTGGCGGCGCAGCACCGCCCGCCACATCTTCTCCGGATCGGGCGCGGACACGTCACCCGGCTCGGACTCCACGACGTACCAGGCGCCGTCGGCGAGCTCCCGCTCGAGCTGGCCGGCCCCCCAGCCGGCGTACCCGGCGAAGATCCGCAGCGAGCCCAGTTCCGCGGCGAGCAGTTCCGGCGGCGCCTCCAGGTCGATCAGGCCGATCGCGCCGTGCACCCGCCGCCAGCCGAGGATCGCCTCGTCGCCCTCCTCCCCGGGCTCTCCCGGCACCACGGCCAGGCCCAGCGCGGAGTCCAGCGAGACCGGCCCGCCCTGGAAGACGACCGGCGGGGCGACCGCGAGCGGCGCCCAGGGCCGGAGCACGTCGCCGACGCCGACGGGTGTCGGCCGGTTCAGGACGACGCCGAGCGACCCCTCCGCGTCGTGGTCGAGGAGGAGCACCACCGCCCGGTCGAAGTTGGGGTCCGCGAGCTTCGGCGTGGCCACCAGGAGTCGTCCGGTGAGCGAGGACACCTCGGTCATGGTCCACATGATCCCCCAACCGCTGCCCGTTGGGAGGGTCAACGGCGGGGTAGGCGGACCCACCGGGCGCATTACCATCTGTTCTTGGTTCCCGCGCGGCGGCGAAAGACCCGCTGCCGCGCTCACCGAAGCCGGGTACGGCTTCTGAAGAAGATCGCGAGATCCATGACCGACATCGCCGATGTGCTGCTTGTCCACGGTGGAACTCCCCTGGAAGGCGAGATCCGGGTCAGAGGTGCGAAGAACCTCGTGCCGAAGGCCATGGTGGCCGCTCTGCTCGGCAGCGAGCCGAGCCGGCTGCTGGGGGTGCCCGAGATCCGGGACGTGCGGGTGGTGCGCGGTCTGCTCCAACTGCACGGCGTGACCGTGGAGAGCGGTGAGGCGCCCGGTGAGCTGGTGATGGACCCGCGCCGGGTGGAGAGCGCCAACGTCGCGGACATCGACGCGCACGCCGGCTCCTCGCGCATCCCGATCCTGTTCTGCGGGCCGCTGCTGCACCGGCTCGGGCACGCGTTCATCCCGGGCCTGGGCGGCTGCGACATCGGCGGCCGGCCGATCGACTTCCACTTCGACGTGCTGCGCAAGTTCGGCGCCACCATCGAGAAGCGGGCGGACGGCCAGTACCTGGAGGCGCCGCAGCGGCTGCGCGGCTGCCGGATCAGGCTGCCCTACCCCTCGGTCGGCTCCACCGAGCAGGTGCTGCTGACCGCGGTGCTCGCCGAGGGCGTGACCGAACTCACCAACGCCGCGGTGGAGCCCGAGATCGAGGACCTGATCTGCGTCCTGCAGAAGATGGGCGCGATCATCTCGCTCGACACCGACCGCACCATCCGGATCACCGGCGTGGACTCGCTCGGCGGCTACGTCCACCGGGCCATCCCGGACCGGCTGGAGGCCGCCTCCTGGGCGAGCGCGGCGCTGGCCACCGAGGGCGACATCTACGTGCGCGGGGCGCAGCAGCGCTCGATGATGACCTTCCTGAACACCTACCGCCGGGTCGGCGGCGCCTTCGAGATCGACGACGAGGGCATCCGCTTCTGGCACCCGGGCGGCCCGCTGAAGGCCATCGCGCTGGAGACCGACGTGCACCCGGGCTTCCAGACCGACTGGCAGCAGCCGCTGGTGGTGGCGCTCACCCAGGCGTCGGGGCTGTCGATCGTGCACGAGACGGTCTACGAGTCCCGGCTCGGCTTCACCGAGGCGCTCAACCAGATGGGCGGCCACATCCAGCTCTACCGCGAGTGCCTGGGCGGCAGCGCCTGCCGGTTCGGGCAGCGCAACTTCCTGCACTCGGCCGTGGTGTCCGGGCCGACCAAGCTGCAGGGCGCCGACCTGGTCATCCCCGACCTGCGCGGCGGCTTCTCGTACCTGATCGCGGCGCTGGCCGCGCAGGGCACCTCGCGGGTGCACGGCATCAGCCTGATCAACCGCGGCTACGAGAACTTCCTGGCGAAGCTCGAAGGGCTGGGCGCCGACATCGAGCTCCCGTCGGGGTCCGACCGCGCCGACGTGGCGGGCTGAGGGCCACCGGGCCCGCCGGGCCGGGTCCCGGCGGGAGACGCCGCGGGCGGCCGCCTCCTCACGGAGGCGGCCGCCCGCGGCGTCTGCGGTGCTACTGCCGCACCACCGGGCTCACTTGCCCTTGGCGGCTTCCTTCAGCTTGGAGCCCGCGGACACCTTCACGCTGTAGCCGGCCGGGATCTCGATCGGCTCACCGGTCTGCGGGTTGCGGGCGGTGCGGGCGCTGCGGTGGGTGCGCTCGAAGGTCAGGAAGCCGGGGATGGTGACCTTCTCGTCACCCTTCGCCACGATCTCACCGACGGTCTCGGCGAACGCGGCCAGCACGGCGTCGGCGTCCTTGCGGGTCACCTCGGCGCGGTCGGCCAGCGCGGCCACCAGCTCACTGCGGTTCATATCTGTACTCCCGTGTTCTTGCTGCCATGGGGGCGCGAGCCGAAGCTGTTGCTGTGTGCCTCACCGCCCAGGTGTGCATCCTGCCCCCATATATGGGGGGAAAGCCAATCGCCTGCCCGCGCGAGTCGCGGAAAAAGCGCTGGAAGAGGCCCACAGGGGGCACCCTGGGGCGGGAGCATCACGCGCTGTCGTCAGACGGTCGACGCTGGGAATCCGTTTCCGCGCTCCGGCGCCGCGGCCCTGGCGGCGTCCCGGACGGCGTCCGCGACCGCGCCGGCCACCTTGTCGTTGAAGACGCTCGGCACGATGTAGTTCGGGTTCAGCTCGTCGTCGCCCACGACCGAGGCCAGCGCGCGGGCGGCGGCCAGCATCATCTCGGTGTTCACGGTGCGTGACTGGGCGTCCAGCAGGCCGCGGAAGACGCCCGGGAAGACGAGCACGTTGTTGATCTGGTTGGGGAAGTCGCTGCGGCCGGTGGCGACCACCGCGGCGGTCTCGCGCGCCTCGGCGGGGTCCACCTCGGGGTCGGGATTGGCCAGCGCGAAGACAATGGCGCCCTCGGCCATCCGGGCGATGTCGGCGCCCTCCAGCACGTTCGGCGCGGAGACGCCGATGAACACGTCGGCGCCCACCACGGCGTCCTTGAGGGTGCCGGTGGCGCCCGCCGGGTTGGTGTTCTCCGCGATCCAGCGCAGCGGGGTCTGCGGCCCGACGTCCTTCAGGTCGTCGCGCTGGGCGTGCACCACGCCGTGGATGTCGGCGACCACCGCGTGCTTGACCCCGGCGGCCAGCAACAGCTTCAGGATCGCGGTGCCGGCCGCGCCCGCGCCCGACATGACCACCCGCAGGTCGCCGATCTCCTTGCCGACACAGCGCAGCGCGTTGGTCAGCGCGGCCAGCACCACGATCGCGGTGCCGTGCTGGTCGTCGTGGAAGACCGGGATGTCCAGCGCCTCGCGCAGCCGCGCCTCGATCTCGAAGCAGCGCGGCGCCGAGATGTCCTCCAGGTTGATGCCGGCGAAGCCCGGCGCGATGGCCTTGACGATCGCCACGATCTCGTCGGTGTCCTGGGTGTCCAGGCACAGCGGCCACGCGTCGATCCCGGCGAACCGCTTGAACAGCGCCGCCTTGCCCTCCATCACCGGCAACGCGGCCTTCGGCCCGATGTTGCCCAGCCCCAGCACCGCCGAGCCGTCGGTGACCACCGCGACGGAGTTGCGCTTGATGGTCAGCCGGCGCGCGTCCTCGGGGTTCTCCGCGATCGCCAGGCACACCCGCGCCACACCGGGCGTGTAGACCATCGACAGGTCGTCGCGGTTGCGGATCGGGTGCTTGGACTGCATCTCGATCTTGCCGCCGAGGTGCATCAGGAACGTACGGTCGGAGACCTTGCCGATCGTCACGCCGTCGATCGAGCGCAGCTTGCTGACGATGTCGGCGGCGTGGTCGGTGGAGCTGGCGGCGATGGTGACGTCGATCCGCAGCTTCTCGTGGCCCGAGGCGGTCACGTCCAGGCCGGTGACCGACCCGCCGGACGACTCGACCGCGGTGGTGAGCCGGCCGACCGCGCCCCCGCTGGCGGGGACCTCCAGCCGCACCGTGATCGAGTACGAGACGCTCGGCGCCGTTGCCATGACGACCTTCTTCCGGTTCCTGCCTGAGGGTATGCTCGTGATCGTTGCACCTACCGGCGGGTATCCGTGAACCCGCCGCCAGCAGTGGAATCGTACTTCCGGCATGCGGGAGCACTGCGGGCGCGGGGTGCACAGCGGCGGAAGAACGCGTGGCAGGCGGGTGACGGACCACCAATTCCGGCCTGCGGGAAGAGGTTCGCCGCAGGGTTTGTTAGCCTGGATACGGCACCGGCTCGATCCAAGCCCCCGGGCCCAACCTTAGGCGCTTCGAGCGCCCACTTGCCGCGAGGCGAGCATGGCGGGCCGGTGTCGCAGACGTCACTCGGGCGCCCCCTTCGTCGAAGGGGGCGCCCGAGCCGTGTCCGGGCCCAGGCCGTGTCCGGGTCCGGGCGGCCGCGCCGACCCGGCCAGGTCCTAGTCCGCCCGCAGCAGGTCCGGCACGCCCGCGGCGTCCGGCAGGTCCGCCGGCACCGCGAGCACCGTCAGCCGCTGCGTCGCCCGGGTCAGGGCCACGTACAGGGTGCGCAGCCCCGCGGGCGACTCCTCGGCGATCTCCGCCGGCGCGACCACGAGCGTCGCGTCGTACTCCAGCCCCTTGGCCTCCAGGCTGCCCAGCGCCACCACGCGGTCGCCCAGGCCCGCCAGCCAGCCGCGGGCCTGCGCGCGCCGGTCCATCGCCACCACGACGCCGACGGTGCCGTCCACCTCCTCCAGCAGCCGCCGCGCGGCGGACCGCACGTCGGCGCCCAGGTCGTCGCCGGCCACCTCGTAGCGCGGCGCGATCCCGGTGGAGCGGACCGCGCGCGGCGACGGGCTGCCCGGCATCGCCAGCGCCAGCACGGTGGCGGCGACCTCGGCGATCTCCGCGGGGTTGCGGTAGTTGACGGTCAGGGTGAAGCGGCGGCGCGGGCGGCTGCCGAGCGCCTCGTCGCGGGCCCGGGCCGCCTCGTCGACGTCCGTCCACGAACTCTGCGCCGGGTCGCCGACGATCGTCCAGGTCGCGGTGCGGCCGCGCCGCCCGACCATCCGCCACTGCATCGGCGTCAGGTCCTGCGCCTCGTCCACGATCACGTGCGCGTACTCGGTGCGCTCCCGCGCCAGCCGCTCCGCGCGCTCCCGGCGGGTCTCGGCGGCCGCCTGCGGCATCAGCTCCTCCAGCCCGGTGAGCTGGTCCAGCGGATCGACCTCGCGGCGCCGGTCCCGGGGCGGCGCGCCCAGCAGCGTGTCCAGCTCGTCCAGCAGCGCCACGTCGTGCACGGAGGTGCCGGACCGCCGCAGCGACCGGGCCACCCGGCGCACCTCCGGCGGGCTGAGCACCCGGCGGGCCCAGCGCGACAGCCGCTTGTCGTCGGCGAGCGCGGCCAGCACCCGGGCCGGCTCCAGCACCGGCCACCAGGCGTCCAGGAAGTCGGTGAAGTCCGGCTCGGTGCTGATGTCCTCGTCGAAGCCCGCGCGTTCCTGCGCGGCCAGGTCCGGGTCGTCGAAACTGCGGCCGGCCCTGCGCCACAGCGCGTCCAGCAGCAGCCGCCTGGCACGCGGGCGCAGCAGGTTGACCGGGGTGGTCCCGCTCAGCGCCTGCTGGCGCACCGCCGCCAGCTCGTCGGCCTCCAGCTCCACCCGGCGGCCGAAGGCGACCACCCGCAGCCGAGTGGGCCGCGCGTCCGCGCCACCGCCCGCTCCCCTGCCGCCGCCCGCTCCCGCGCCGGGGGCCGACGGCAGCTCCAGGCAGCCGCGCGCGGCGTTGCGCAGCACCTTCAGCATCCGCAGCGAGCCCTTGATCCGGGCCACCGCGGGGTCGTCGTACAGGTCGGCCGTGACCCCGTCGACCAGCGAGCCGACCGCGCGGATCGCGACCTGGCCCTCCTCGCCGAGCGACGGCAGGACGCCCTCGGTGTACGCGACCAGCAGCGGGGTGGGGCTCACGCACAGGATGCCGCCGGAGTAGCGGCGCCGGTCCTGGTAGAGCAGGTAGGCCGCCCGGTGCAGGGCCACCGCGGTCTTGCCGGTGCCCGGGCCGCCGGACACCTCGGTCACCGACGCCGCGGGGGCGCGGATGACCACGTCCTGCTCGGCCTGGATGCTGGAGACGATGTCCCGCATGGTGTGCGTGCGCGCCTGGCCGAGCGCGGCCATCAGGGCGCCGTCGCCGACCACCGGCAGCCCGGTGGTCAGCTCCGGGCGCAGCAGGTCGTCCTCGACGCCGAGCACCCGGCGGCCCTTGGAGCGGATCACCCGGCGGCGCACCACCCGGCCGGGCGCGACCGGCGTGGAGCGGTAGAAGGGCGCGGCGGCCGGCGCGCGCCAGTCGATCACCAGCGGCGCGTACTCCGCGTCGAGCACGCCGATCCGGCCGATGTGCAGGGTCTCGGCGACCTCGGCGGTGCCGTCGCCGCGGACCGCGTCGTCGGCGGGCTCGATCGAGGTGTAGGCGCCGTCGGCGCCCTTCCTGCCGTCCTTGCCGCGCAGCAGGTCGATCCGGCCGAAGAGGAAGTCCTCGAACTCGTTGTTCAGGCGGTTGAGGTGGACGCCGGCCCGGAAGACCTGCGCGTCGCGTTCGGCCAGCGCCCCGGGCGTGCCGACCTGGCCGCGCTGCGCGGCGTCGTTCATCAGGAACTCCGCCTCGTGGATCTTCTCCTCAAGACGGCTGTACACCCGGTCCAGGTGCGCCTGCTCGGCGGCGATCTCCCGGTCCCGGACCCCCGGTGCTGTGGTCTGCGCTGCCACGCAGGACCCCCTTCTGCTGTGCGGCTGCCCCGCGCGAGTCCGTGCGAGGGGCAGCCTGCAACCGTACGCGACCGGCGCCCGGCTGCCCACCCGGCCACGCAGGGGGGAGGGCGGCGGCGCGCACCTCGTCGCGCACCGGTGCCGTCGCGCGGAGGAGTCCCGCTATCCGCAGGTGGTGCCGGAGCCGTCCGCGGGGTCCGGTTCGCGGGGGTCGAGCGCCAGCCGGTACCCGCGCTTCACGACCGTCTGCACCAGCCGGGGCTCCCCCAGCGCCGTCCGCAGCCGCGCCATCGCCGTCTCGACGGCGTGCTCGTCGCGGCCGGAGCCGGGCAGCACCCGCAGCAGGTCACCGCGGCCGACCACCCAGCCGGGCCGGCGCGCCAGCGCCCGAAGCAGCGCCATGCCCGCCGGCGGCACCGGCCGCAGCCGGCCGTCGACGACGGCCGCGTGCCCGCGTACCTCGACGCGGTGCCCCGCCACCGGCAGCGGGTGGACCCGGGCCGGCAGCTCGCGCGCGACGAGCTGCACCAGCGGCCCGAGCCGGAACCGCTCCGGCTGCCGGGTCGGCACGTCGTGCTCCTGGAGCTGGAGGGCGGTCACCGGCCCCACGCACGCGGCCAGCACGTCGCCGCGCAGCGCCTGGAGCAGGCCGTCCAGCCGGCCCCGCTGCTCCGCCCGGTCCAGCAGCGACGCGACGGCCGGCGCGGAGGTGAAGGTCACCGCGTCGAGCCCGCCCGCGCACACCGCGTCCAGCAGCCGGTCCACCGGTCCGAGGTCCTCCGGCGGCATCCACCGGTAGACCGGCACCGCCACCACCCGCGCCCCGGCCAGCCGCAGCGCCTCGCCGAACCCAGCGGCCGGCTCGCCGTGCAACTGGACGGCCACGCACCGCCCTTCGACCCCGTCGGCGAGCAGCCGCTCCAGCACCTCGGCCATCGACTCGGACGCCGGCGACCACGCCTCGGTGAGCCCGGCCGCGCGGACCGCGCCGCGCACCTTCGGGCCGCGGGCCAGCAGGCGCGTCTCGCCGAGCCGCCGCAGCAGCGCCTCCCCCAGCCCCCACCCGTCGGCCGCCTCGATCCAGCCGCGGAAGCCGATCGCGGTGGTGGCGACGACGATGTCCGGCGCGTCGTCCAGCAGCCGCTTGGTGGTCGCCAGCAGCTCGGCGTCGTCGGACAGCGGCATGATCCGCAGGCTGGGCGCCCGCAGCACCGCCGCCCCGCGCCGCTCCAGCAGGGCGGCCAGTTCGTCGGCCCGGCGGGCGGCGGTCACCCCGACGGTGAACCCGGCGAGCGGCGGCAACCCGTCGGCCGCTCCGGGGGGTTCGACGTGCGCTTCCATGGGTGCTCCACCTCGCTGACCTGACGTACCCGCGCGCCGCGGCCCGCTGCCCCGGCGCCACGCCCGGGAGGGTCATCCTCCCAACCCGGGGTGACGGGTTCGGTTCACCGGGATTTCCCGGGTGTTACGTGCGGTGTCCTCCTGCGACACCGTTCAGACCTCGGCGTACGCCTCCGCGCCCGCCGGGGCCGCCTGCTGCTCCCCCTTCCGGCTGCCGCCGCGCGCGCCGCCCGCCGGCCGCAGGTATACGACCCAGGTGAGCGCGAAGCACACTGCGTAATATCCGAGGAACGCCACGAAGGCGGGGGTGCCGCTGCCGGCGTCCAGGAACGACTCGCGGAAGGCGAGGTTGATGCCGACCCCGCCGAGGGCGCCGACCGCGCCGATCAGCCCCATCGACGCGCCGGACAACCGCCGCCCGTACGCCGCGGCCGCCTCCCCGGTGAGCCCGCGGGCCTCGGCCTTCTTCTGGAAGATACCCGGGATCATCTTGTACGACGACCCGTTGCCGAGCCCGCTCAGCGCGAACAGCACGATGAAGCCGACCAGGAACGCCGCCAGCGACCTCGCCTGCGACGCCGCGACGACCACGCCGGCGGCCGCCGCCATCGCCAGGAAGTTCCACCAGGTGATCTGGCCGCCCCCGAACCGGTCCGCCAGCCGCCCGCCGACCGGGCGGACCAGCGAGCCGAGCAGCGGCCCGATGAAGGTCAGGTCCGCGGCCTGGAGCGGGGTGCGTCCGAACTGGTTCTGCAACACCAGGCCGAAGGCGAAGCTGAAGCCGATGAACGAGCCGAACGTGCCCACGTACAGCAGCGCCATGATCCAGGTGTGCGGGTCGCGGGCGGCGTCCACCGCGGCGCCGGTGTCGTTGCGCACCGGCGCGAGGTTGTCCATGAAGAGCGCGGCGAGCACCGCCGCGACCACGATCAGCGGGATGTAGACCGCCAGCACCACCCGCGGGTGGGCGGCCCCGGCGGTACCGATCACGAGCAGCCCGACGAGCTGGATCGCGGCCACGCCCACGTTCCCGCCGCCCGCGTTCAGGCCGAGCGCGAAGCCCTTCTCGCGCAACGGGTAGAAGGAGTTGATGTTCGTCATGGAGGAGGCGAAGTTCCCGCCGCCGACCCCGGTCAGCGCGGCCACGACCATCAGCGTCGCGTACGACACCCCCGGCCTGACCACGAACGCGGCGGCGATCGTCGGCACCAGCAGCAGCGTCGCGCTCACCACCGTCCAGTTGCGGCCGCCGAAGACGGCCACGGCGAAGGTGTACGGCACCCGCAGCACGCCGCCGACCAGGGTCGGCATCGCCACCAGGAAGAACTTGCCGGCCGGGTCAACGCCGTAGGCCGGGCCCATGAACAGCACCATCACCGACCACAGGCTCCACACCGAGAAGCCGATGTGCTCCGACAGCACGGAGAACGCCAGGTTGCGCCGGGCCACCTGCCGCCCGCCGCCCTCGTGCCAGAACCTCTCGTCCTCGGGGTCCCACTGCTCGATCCACCGGCCCATCACGCCGCCTCCCGCCGTCGCCGCCTGCCGCACTGACGGACCTGACGGTAGGAACGCCGGGTTTCCGGCTCCCCGACGCGGCGTGACACCCGCGCAACCAGGCACTCACCCGGCCCCTCGCCCCCCTGTGAGCCCCCGCCGCGACGCGCGGCGCAGCCGCGCAGGAGCAGAAACGACGAAGGGCGAGGCAGCCCGCGCATTCCGCGGGCACACCTCGCCTGTCCCGCCCAAGGGGGTGCGGGTGGCGGAGCCCCCGCCGCGACGCGCGGCGCGGGCGGAGCCCCCGCCGCGACGCGCGGCGCAGCCGCGCAGGAGCAGAAACGACGAAGGCGAGGCGGCCCGCGCATTCCGCGGGCACACCTCGCCTGTCGCGCACAAGGGGGTGCGGGTGGCGGAGCCCCCGCCGCGACGCGCGGCGCAGCCGCGCAGGAGCAGAAACGACGAAGGCGAGGCGGCCCGCGCATTTCGCGGGCACACCTCGCCTGTCGTCTTCGTGGAGATGGCGGGAATCGAACCCGCGTCCTGTGGTGCGGAACCAGGGCTTC encodes:
- the murA gene encoding UDP-N-acetylglucosamine 1-carboxyvinyltransferase gives rise to the protein MTDIADVLLVHGGTPLEGEIRVRGAKNLVPKAMVAALLGSEPSRLLGVPEIRDVRVVRGLLQLHGVTVESGEAPGELVMDPRRVESANVADIDAHAGSSRIPILFCGPLLHRLGHAFIPGLGGCDIGGRPIDFHFDVLRKFGATIEKRADGQYLEAPQRLRGCRIRLPYPSVGSTEQVLLTAVLAEGVTELTNAAVEPEIEDLICVLQKMGAIISLDTDRTIRITGVDSLGGYVHRAIPDRLEAASWASAALATEGDIYVRGAQQRSMMTFLNTYRRVGGAFEIDDEGIRFWHPGGPLKAIALETDVHPGFQTDWQQPLVVALTQASGLSIVHETVYESRLGFTEALNQMGGHIQLYRECLGGSACRFGQRNFLHSAVVSGPTKLQGADLVIPDLRGGFSYLIAALAAQGTSRVHGISLINRGYENFLAKLEGLGADIELPSGSDRADVAG
- a CDS encoding uroporphyrinogen-III synthase, which gives rise to MEAHVEPPGAADGLPPLAGFTVGVTAARRADELAALLERRGAAVLRAPSLRIMPLSDDAELLATTKRLLDDAPDIVVATTAIGFRGWIEAADGWGLGEALLRRLGETRLLARGPKVRGAVRAAGLTEAWSPASESMAEVLERLLADGVEGRCVAVQLHGEPAAGFGEALRLAGARVVAVPVYRWMPPEDLGPVDRLLDAVCAGGLDAVTFTSAPAVASLLDRAEQRGRLDGLLQALRGDVLAACVGPVTALQLQEHDVPTRQPERFRLGPLVQLVARELPARVHPLPVAGHRVEVRGHAAVVDGRLRPVPPAGMALLRALARRPGWVVGRGDLLRVLPGSGRDEHAVETAMARLRTALGEPRLVQTVVKRGYRLALDPREPDPADGSGTTCG
- a CDS encoding HU family DNA-binding protein, coding for MNRSELVAALADRAEVTRKDADAVLAAFAETVGEIVAKGDEKVTIPGFLTFERTHRSARTARNPQTGEPIEIPAGYSVKVSAGSKLKEAAKGK
- a CDS encoding YqgE/AlgH family protein; this translates as MTEVSSLTGRLLVATPKLADPNFDRAVVLLLDHDAEGSLGVVLNRPTPVGVGDVLRPWAPLAVAPPVVFQGGPVSLDSALGLAVVPGEPGEEGDEAILGWRRVHGAIGLIDLEAPPELLAAELGSLRIFAGYAGWGAGQLERELADGAWYVVESEPGDVSAPDPEKMWRAVLRRQRGRLAMVATYPDDPSLN
- a CDS encoding HelD family protein, whose amino-acid sequence is MAAQTTAPGVRDREIAAEQAHLDRVYSRLEEKIHEAEFLMNDAAQRGQVGTPGALAERDAQVFRAGVHLNRLNNEFEDFLFGRIDLLRGKDGRKGADGAYTSIEPADDAVRGDGTAEVAETLHIGRIGVLDAEYAPLVIDWRAPAAAPFYRSTPVAPGRVVRRRVIRSKGRRVLGVEDDLLRPELTTGLPVVGDGALMAALGQARTHTMRDIVSSIQAEQDVVIRAPAASVTEVSGGPGTGKTAVALHRAAYLLYQDRRRYSGGILCVSPTPLLVAYTEGVLPSLGEEGQVAIRAVGSLVDGVTADLYDDPAVARIKGSLRMLKVLRNAARGCLELPSAPGAGAGGGRGAGGGADARPTRLRVVAFGRRVELEADELAAVRQQALSGTTPVNLLRPRARRLLLDALWRRAGRSFDDPDLAAQERAGFDEDISTEPDFTDFLDAWWPVLEPARVLAALADDKRLSRWARRVLSPPEVRRVARSLRRSGTSVHDVALLDELDTLLGAPPRDRRREVDPLDQLTGLEELMPQAAAETRRERAERLARERTEYAHVIVDEAQDLTPMQWRMVGRRGRTATWTIVGDPAQSSWTDVDEAARARDEALGSRPRRRFTLTVNYRNPAEIAEVAATVLALAMPGSPSPRAVRSTGIAPRYEVAGDDLGADVRSAARRLLEEVDGTVGVVVAMDRRAQARGWLAGLGDRVVALGSLEAKGLEYDATLVVAPAEIAEESPAGLRTLYVALTRATQRLTVLAVPADLPDAAGVPDLLRAD
- a CDS encoding nitrate/nitrite transporter is translated as MGRWIEQWDPEDERFWHEGGGRQVARRNLAFSVLSEHIGFSVWSLWSVMVLFMGPAYGVDPAGKFFLVAMPTLVGGVLRVPYTFAVAVFGGRNWTVVSATLLLVPTIAAAFVVRPGVSYATLMVVAALTGVGGGNFASSMTNINSFYPLREKGFALGLNAGGGNVGVAAIQLVGLLVIGTAGAAHPRVVLAVYIPLIVVAAVLAALFMDNLAPVRNDTGAAVDAARDPHTWIMALLYVGTFGSFIGFSFAFGLVLQNQFGRTPLQAADLTFIGPLLGSLVRPVGGRLADRFGGGQITWWNFLAMAAAAGVVVAASQARSLAAFLVGFIVLFALSGLGNGSSYKMIPGIFQKKAEARGLTGEAAAAYGRRLSGASMGLIGAVGALGGVGINLAFRESFLDAGSGTPAFVAFLGYYAVCFALTWVVYLRPAGGARGGSRKGEQQAAPAGAEAYAEV
- a CDS encoding DUF3039 domain-containing protein, translating into MSTLEPERGAGTGTLVEPTPQLSHGDGDHERYAHYVQKDKIMASALEGTPVVALCGKVWVPGRDPKKYPVCPMCKEIYEGMPAGGGGNDKSGSGRSGRGGND
- a CDS encoding NAD-dependent malic enzyme, which gives rise to MATAPSVSYSITVRLEVPASGGAVGRLTTAVESSGGSVTGLDVTASGHEKLRIDVTIAASSTDHAADIVSKLRSIDGVTIGKVSDRTFLMHLGGKIEMQSKHPIRNRDDLSMVYTPGVARVCLAIAENPEDARRLTIKRNSVAVVTDGSAVLGLGNIGPKAALPVMEGKAALFKRFAGIDAWPLCLDTQDTDEIVAIVKAIAPGFAGINLEDISAPRCFEIEARLREALDIPVFHDDQHGTAIVVLAALTNALRCVGKEIGDLRVVMSGAGAAGTAILKLLLAAGVKHAVVADIHGVVHAQRDDLKDVGPQTPLRWIAENTNPAGATGTLKDAVVGADVFIGVSAPNVLEGADIARMAEGAIVFALANPDPEVDPAEARETAAVVATGRSDFPNQINNVLVFPGVFRGLLDAQSRTVNTEMMLAAARALASVVGDDELNPNYIVPSVFNDKVAGAVADAVRDAARAAAPERGNGFPASTV